In Persicimonas caeni, a single window of DNA contains:
- a CDS encoding SPW repeat protein, with product MEKASWESGVTLILGVWLFVSPFFGLGDATAAATWNSWLIGGLVAVVSLFGLSRPRVWEEFVNLAAGIWIFFAPYLYNYSGVADAAWNHLLVGGAIAAIAAYGLLQRRAFNRTTPA from the coding sequence ATGGAGAAAGCATCCTGGGAGAGTGGAGTCACCCTCATTTTGGGCGTGTGGCTATTCGTCTCGCCCTTTTTCGGCCTCGGCGACGCAACGGCGGCGGCCACCTGGAACTCGTGGCTCATCGGAGGGCTGGTGGCGGTGGTGTCGCTCTTTGGTTTGAGCCGGCCGCGCGTTTGGGAGGAGTTCGTCAACCTAGCGGCGGGGATTTGGATCTTCTTCGCGCCATATCTCTACAACTACAGCGGGGTCGCGGACGCGGCGTGGAACCACCTGCTCGTCGGCGGGGCGATCGCGGCGATCGCCGCGTACGGATTGCTGCAGCGGCGAGCCTTCAACCGGACCACCCCCGCCTGA
- a CDS encoding glycosyltransferase family 2 protein, which yields MEPFVSIILPTYNRAYVLWRAIQSVLAQTEPRWELLVVDDGSTDCTQRLLEEFRDPRITSIRTENAGPSAARNAGLDRAAGDYVAYLDSDNAWRDSFLERVLSATRAHPDDVLWYCGASITFWERDATGRWRRIEHTDELRRQYSLDDVWKLKCPDTNGILHRRGIAREVGGWDEDCRWLEDWDFFVRVALRYPDRTRWVPHILVDYRQVHGEGADGLCAQAREDGEAEVTGRRYLLDKWGAHPDFDARDKLDVTPDALPKLRVKEGDE from the coding sequence ATGGAACCGTTCGTCTCCATCATCCTGCCTACCTACAACCGCGCCTACGTCTTGTGGCGCGCCATCCAGAGCGTCCTCGCCCAGACCGAGCCGCGCTGGGAACTCCTCGTCGTCGACGACGGCTCGACCGACTGCACCCAACGCCTGCTCGAGGAGTTCCGCGACCCGCGCATCACCTCCATCCGCACCGAAAACGCCGGCCCCTCGGCCGCGCGAAACGCAGGCCTCGACCGAGCCGCGGGCGATTACGTCGCCTACCTCGACTCAGACAACGCCTGGCGCGACTCCTTCCTCGAACGCGTGCTCTCCGCCACCCGTGCCCACCCCGACGACGTGTTATGGTATTGCGGCGCTTCCATCACCTTCTGGGAGCGCGACGCCACCGGCCGCTGGCGACGCATCGAGCACACCGACGAGCTTCGCCGGCAGTACTCCCTCGACGATGTCTGGAAGCTCAAGTGCCCCGACACCAACGGCATCCTCCACCGCCGTGGCATCGCCCGAGAGGTCGGCGGGTGGGACGAAGACTGCCGCTGGCTCGAGGACTGGGACTTCTTCGTGCGCGTCGCCCTGCGCTACCCCGACCGGACGCGCTGGGTCCCCCACATCCTGGTCGACTACCGCCAAGTCCACGGCGAAGGCGCCGACGGCTTGTGCGCCCAAGCGCGCGAAGACGGCGAGGCGGAAGTCACCGGCCGGCGCTACCTGCTCGACAAGTGGGGCGCCCACCCGGACTTCGACGCCCGCGACAAGCTCGACGTCACCCCAGACGCGCTGCCCAAGCTGCGCGTGAAGGAGGGCGACGAGTGA